The proteins below are encoded in one region of Cololabis saira isolate AMF1-May2022 chromosome 11, fColSai1.1, whole genome shotgun sequence:
- the oaz1b gene encoding LOW QUALITY PROTEIN: ornithine decarboxylase antizyme 1b (The sequence of the model RefSeq protein was modified relative to this genomic sequence to represent the inferred CDS: deleted 1 base in 1 codon) has product MVKSNLQRILNSHCFAREKEGKQQPPSTMADLSSGICDMIGHLSLHCSSTRGPGPLWCSDAPLPPLKIPGGRGNGTRDHAPSARLVYTDRKVTVTEEPPGNGRPGILHFQSRLTVTKTIQWDAVLGNNALYVEIPLDPLPEGSKESFAALLEYAEEHLKVVSVFVCFYKNRDDRAKLVRTFSFLGFEIVKPGHALVPPRPDVFFMAYSFDRDSSDDE; this is encoded by the exons ATGGTAAAATCCAACCTCCAGCGGATCCTTAACAGTCATTGCTTTGCTCGcgagaaagaaggaaaacagCAGCCCCCTAGCACCATGGCGGACCTCAGTAGCGGTATCTGTGACATGATCGGGCA CTTGTCCCTGCACTGTAGTAGTACCCGCGGCCCAGGGCCTCTGTGGTGCTCC GATGCCCCTCTCCCACCCCTGAAGATCCCAGGTGGGCGAGGGAATGGTACACGGGATCACGCTCCTTCAGCTCGGCTTGTCTACACA GACCGGAAGGTGACAGTAACAGAAGAGCCACCAGGGAATGGGCGCCCTGGGATACTCCACTTCCAAAGTCGTCTCACAGTTACCAAGACAATACAGTGGGATGCTGTACTAGGCAACAACGCACTCTATGTGGAGATACCTCTTGACCCTCTTCCTGAAGGTAGCAAAGAAAG TTTTGCAGCTCTTCTCGAGTATGCCGAAGAACATCTGAAAGTTGTTAGCGTGTTTGTCTGCTTTTACAAGAACAGAGATGATCGTG CTAAACTGGTGCGTACGTTCAGTTTCCTGGGCTTTGAGATAGTGAAACCGGGCCATGCCCTCGTCCCACCTCGACCCGATGTTTTCTTCATGGCCTACAGTTTTGACAGGGACTCTTCTGACGATGAGTAG